In Solanum stenotomum isolate F172 chromosome 6, ASM1918654v1, whole genome shotgun sequence, one DNA window encodes the following:
- the LOC125866927 gene encoding auxin-responsive protein SAUR68-like — MALLSAKKLIEMARKWQKFAAMQRKRISFPRNGSDADSCSTSSSSIVEKGHFVVYTADQSRFVVPLVYLENEFIRQLLSMSEEEFGLPSGGPITLPCDSTFMSYIISLIKKGVAAGDLHKALLLLIPSCCCSISSMHQESGNWQLLVY; from the coding sequence ATGGCATTGCTCAGCGCTAAGAAACTCATCGAGATGGCCAGGAAATGGCAGAAGTTTGCCGCTATGCAAAGGAAGAGGATTTCATTTCCAAGAAATGGTAGTGATGCAGACAGTTGCAGTACATCTTCATCCTCTATAGTTGAGAAAGGCCATTTTGTAGTTTATACAGCTGATCAATCCCGCTTTGTCGTTCCATTGgtttaccttgaaaatgagttCATTAGGCAACTTTTAAGCATGTCCGAAGAGGAGTTTGGGTTGCCAAGTGGTGGCCCTATTACATTACCCTGTGATTCAACCTTCATGAGCTACATTATTTCGCTAATCAAGAAAGGTGTAGCTGCTGGAGATCTTCACAAAGCTTTGCTCCTCTTGATTCCTTCATGCTGCTGTTCAATTTCTTCTATGCACCAAGAGAGTGGAAACTGGCAGCTTCTTGTTTATTGA
- the LOC125866921 gene encoding auxin-responsive protein SAUR68-like isoform X1 — MAMLNAKKLIKMARRWQKFAAMQRKRISFPRNGSDADSCSTSSSSIVEKGHFVVYTADQARFVVPLAYLENEVIRQLLNMSEEEFGLPSGGPITLPCDSAFMSYIISLIKRGVAAGDLHKAVLLSISSCCCSTSSLHQESGSRQLLVY; from the exons ATGGCAATGCTCAATGctaagaaactcatcaagatgGCCAGGAGATGGCAGAAGTTTGCCGCTATGCAGAGGAAGAGGATTTCATTTCCAAGAAATGGTAGTGATGCAGACAG TTGCAGTACATCTTCATCCTCTATAGTTGAGAAAGGCCATTTTGTAGTTTATACAGCTGATCAAGCCCGCTTTGTCGTTCCATTGGCTTACCTCGAAAATGAAGTCATTAGGCAACTTTTAAACATGTCCGAAGAAGAGTTTGGGTTGCCAAGTGGTGGCCCTATTACATTACCCTGTGATTCAGCCTTCATGAGCTACATCATTTCACTAATCAAGAGAG GTGTAGCTGCTGGAGATCTTCACAAAGCAGTGCTCCTCTCGATTTCTTCATGCTGTTGTTCAACTTCTTCTTTGCACCAAGAAAGTGGAAGCCGGCAGCTTCTTGTTTATTGA
- the LOC125866921 gene encoding auxin-responsive protein SAUR68-like isoform X2 has product MAMLSAKKLIKMARRWQKFAAMQRKRISFPRNASDADSCSASSSSIAGKGHFVVYTADQARFVVPLAYLENEVIRQLLSMSEEEFGLPSGGPITLPCDSAFMSYIISLIKRGVAAGDLHKAVLLSISSCCCSTSSLHQESGSRQLLVY; this is encoded by the coding sequence ATGGCAATGCTCAGTGctaagaaactcatcaagatgGCTAGGAGATGGCAGAAGTTTGCAGCCATGCAGAGGAAGAGGATTTCATTTCCAAGAAATGCAAGTGATGCAGACAGTTGTAGTGCATCTTCATCGTCTATCGCTGGAAAAGGTCATTTTGTAGTCTATACAGCTGATCAAGCCCGCTTTGTCGTTCCATTGGCTTACCTCGAAAATGAAGTCATTAGGCAGCTTTTAAGCATGTCCGAAGAAGAGTTTGGGTTGCCAAGTGGTGGCCCTATTACATTACCCTGTGATTCAGCCTTCATGAGTTACATCATTTCACTAATCAAGAGAGGTGTAGCTGCTGGAGATCTTCACAAAGCAGTGCTCCTCTCGATTTCTTCATGCTGTTGTTCAACTTCTTCTTTGCACCAAGAAAGTGGAAGCCGGCAGCTTCTTGTTTATTGA
- the LOC125866928 gene encoding auxin-responsive protein SAUR68-like isoform X1: MAMLSAKKLIKMARKWQKFAAMQRKRISFPRNASDEDSCCTSSSSIIEKGHFVVYTADQVRFVVPLAYLENEVIRQLLSMSEEEFGLPRGGPITLPCDSVFMSYIISLIKKGVAAGDLHRAVLLSIPSCCCSISSMHQESGSRQLLVY, encoded by the exons atggcaatGCTCAGCGCTAAAAAACTCATCAAGATGGCCAGGAAATGGCAGAAGTTTGCCGCTATGCAGAGGAAGAGGATTTCATTTCCAAGAAATGCTAGTGATGAAGACAGTTGCTGTACATCTTCATCCTCTATAATTGAGAAAGGCCATTTTGTAGTCTATACAGCTGATCAAGTTCGCTTTGTCGTTCCATTGGCTTACCTTGAAAATGAGGTCATTAGGCAACTTTTAAGCATGTCCGAAGAAGAGTTTGGGTTGCCAAGAGGTGGCCCTATTACATTACCCTGTGATTCAGTCTTCATGAGCTACATCATTTCACTAATCAAGAAAG GTGTAGCTGCTGGAGATCTTCACAGAGCAGTGCTCCTCTCGATTCCTTCATGCTGCTGTTCCATATCTTCTATGCACCAAGAGAGTGGAAGCCGACAGCTTCTTGTTTATTGA
- the LOC125866928 gene encoding auxin-responsive protein SAUR68-like isoform X2 gives MAMLSAKKLIKMARKWQKFAAMQRKRISFPRNASDEDSCCTSSSSIIEKGHFVVYTADQVRFVVPLAYLENEVIRQLLSMSEEEFGLPRGGPITLPCDSVFMSYIISLIKKGVAAGDLHKAVLLSIPSCCCSTSSLYQESGSRQLLVC, from the exons atggcaatGCTCAGCGCTAAAAAACTCATCAAGATGGCCAGGAAATGGCAGAAGTTTGCCGCTATGCAGAGGAAGAGGATTTCATTTCCAAGAAATGCTAGTGATGAAGACAGTTGCTGTACATCTTCATCCTCTATAATTGAGAAAGGCCATTTTGTAGTCTATACAGCTGATCAAGTTCGCTTTGTCGTTCCATTGGCTTACCTTGAAAATGAGGTCATTAGGCAACTTTTAAGCATGTCCGAAGAAGAGTTTGGGTTGCCAAGAGGTGGCCCTATTACATTACCCTGTGATTCAGTCTTCATGAGCTACATCATTTCACTAATCAAGAAAG GTGTAGCTGCTGGAGATCTTCACAAAGCAGTGCTCCTCTCGATTCCTTCATGCTGCTGTTCAACGTCTTCTTTGTACCAAGAAAGTGGAAGCCGACAGCTTCTTGTTTGTTGA
- the LOC125868076 gene encoding auxin-responsive protein SAUR68-like, whose product MAMLSAKKLIKMARKWQKFAAMQRKRISSFPRNASDADSCSTSSSYIVEKGHFVVYKTDQARFVVPLAYLENEVIRQLLSMSKEEFGLPSGGPITLPCDSALMSYIISLIKRGVAAGDLHKALLFSIPSCCSSTSSLHQESGSQQLLVC is encoded by the coding sequence ATGGCAATGCTCAGCGctaagaaactcatcaagatgGCCAGGAAATGGCAGAAGTTTGCAGCTATGCAGAGGAAGAGGATTTCATCATTTCCAAGAAATGCTAGTGATGCAGACAGTTGCAGTACATCTTCATCCTATATAGTTGAAAAAGGCCATTTTGTAGTATATAAAACTGATCAAGCCCGTTTTGTCGTTCCCTTGGCTTACCTTGAAAATGAGGTCATTAGACAACTTTTAAGCATGTCCAAAGAAGAGTTTGGGTTGCCAAGTGGTGGCCCTATTACATTACCCTGTGATTCAGCCTTGATGAGTTACATCATTTCACTAATCAAGAGAGGTGTAGCTGCTGGAGATCTTCACAAGGCGTTGCTCTTCTCAATTCCTTCATGTTGctcttcaacttcttctttgCACCAAGAAAGTGGAAGCCAACAGCTACTTGTTTGTTGA